Below is a genomic region from Rhodohalobacter sp. 614A.
ATTATCTCTTCCAATGCTCTTTACTATTTTGCTGACCACCGTCGTTTTTCCCGATCCGCTACCGCCGGCCACGCCAATAATTAAAGGCGTTTCACTCATTGCTGGCTGTATTGTTTTGATAAATACTTCGGTCGTATTCCTGTTTAAAGTCCCGGATTGCCCGGAAAATAGCAGACGCTAAAATTGTTTGGCCATATTCGCTGTTCATGTAGCGCGCCTCATTAGGATTGGAAATAAATCCAAGTTCTACAAGAACGGCCGGGGTAGAGGCATGCCAAAGAACCATTAATCCGGCTTGTTTTACTCCCCTCGATCGCCGCATGGCTCTGTTTCGGAACTGGTGTTCGACCATTGCTGCAATTCTTTCGCTGACAGCAATATTTCCTGCATTGGCCAGCTCATAGATGAGAAGTTCATCTTCCCCAAGTTGGACAGGTCCGCCATTTTTTTCGAGATTTACCACGCTGTTTTCCCGTTTCATAATCTCAAGGGCCGATTCACTTCGGTGCATTCCAAGAAAGAAGACTTCCGAACCGTACGCCCGCTCATCCCGAACGGCATTGAGATGGATTGAAAGAAAGAGATCTGCTTTTGCCCGAGTTGCGATCAATCCGCGTTCTTCCAGTTCAACAAAGGTGTCGTCATCTCTTGTATAAATGACTTCCATATCCGGTAGATGTTCTTTAATATAATCGCCGACCTGCAGAGCAACTTCAAGTGCAATATCTTTTTCTTTCAGCCCGAGTCGCCGATTCATAGAACCGGGATCATGTCCACCATGCCCCGCGTCAATTACAATCGTATTGAACTCCTTTCCTTCTCTCAGAGGAACGAGGGCATTATCTTCAGAATAAACAAATTCCATTGAAGGGGGCTGTTCAAAATCAAACCAGTAGATAAAATTCGTTTGATCGGCAATTTTGTTAATCTCTTCCTCCGAAGCGTATTCCAGTGCCAGGAGCATATCATTGCGATCACGATCCGGGTAGGCCGTAGCTTTCATAAAGGTATTTTCACTCAGAAAAATATCTACGCCAAAGCCATCAACATTTTTATGATAGTCGATGTGAGAGTAGATTTCAGAATCTTGCGGGTGTGTAAAATCAAGGGTATCCAGATATGGTGAGTAAAGCATAAACTGGATGAGATCCGGAGACGGTTGGGATACAGCAAACGAGTCTACTTTTTCAGTGAGATGATATCGAAAAACATGGCCTT
It encodes:
- a CDS encoding N-acetylmuramoyl-L-alanine amidase family protein — encoded protein: MMERTPILTILSLLALLFLWAPGNLSAQATLDRLSLHERSDGKGHVFRYHLTEKVDSFAVSQPSPDLIQFMLYSPYLDTLDFTHPQDSEIYSHIDYHKNVDGFGVDIFLSENTFMKATAYPDRDRNDMLLALEYASEEEINKIADQTNFIYWFDFEQPPSMEFVYSEDNALVPLREGKEFNTIVIDAGHGGHDPGSMNRRLGLKEKDIALEVALQVGDYIKEHLPDMEVIYTRDDDTFVELEERGLIATRAKADLFLSIHLNAVRDERAYGSEVFFLGMHRSESALEIMKRENSVVNLEKNGGPVQLGEDELLIYELANAGNIAVSERIAAMVEHQFRNRAMRRSRGVKQAGLMVLWHASTPAVLVELGFISNPNEARYMNSEYGQTILASAIFRAIRDFKQEYDRSIYQNNTASNE